GCCGAGATACTCGTAGTTCTTCAACTCCAGGGGCGGGTCGAAGCGGCGGCCGAAGGTGGCCCAGCCGCTGGCGCTGGGCAGCGTCGAGGTGGCCTTGAAGCTGCAGGCGGTCCGGCCCTCCTTGACGTCATCGGTGATGAGCTTGACCTCCTGCGTGACGCCCTGGCTGGTGGCGCGGCTGCCGTCGGTGGCCGGGTTGTACAGGTGGGTGTCCAGCGCCTTGCTGTCGCCGGGCAGGGCCTGCTCGAACAGCTCCAGCGGCTGCCCCTGGGCATACTGCGGGCCCGGCTTCACAACCGGCCCGGCCTCCAGTTGCAGCTCGATCTGCGCCGGGGTCTTGCGCTCGTTCTTGACCTGCAACACCGCCGGCATGTCCACCTCGGTGGTGTTCTCGCGGTCATCGTGCACCAGGCGCTTTTGCGCGGGCATGCTGCCGAAGTCCGTGTAGCGCACCGGGACGAGGGCGTCCTGGCCCTGCACCTTGCTCAGGCGCCACTCCTGGTCGGGCGACTGCATCTGCCGGCGCACCTCGACCGGCACGCGACCCGAGAGCCGCAGATCCTCCCAGCGGGCGATCGTGTCAATCATCTCCAGGGCCTGCGGCACGGTGCGCAGCGCCTGGGTGGTCGTCTCCACCGAAACCGAGCTATCGAAGGCCACCGACCGCGAGCAGACATACTCGATGTCGTCGGGGCGGATGTTGGGGTTGATGCCATACCAGCCGATGTCCAGCGGCATGAAGTTGCTGAAGAGCCACTGGAAGCCCGGGGTGCGCTTGGCCAGGTAGAGCTTGATGTCGCGGAAGCCGTCGGCCGAGGCGCTGCGGGACAGCAGGTGCCACGAATAGGGGGAGAAGCTGGAGCCCTGGGCGATGATGTCCTTCTTCTTGAACCGCTCGTAGTAGGCCATCTGCAGGCGGGCGTTGTAGTAGGCGTGGTCGCCCTGCAGCCACTCGGAGCCGTCGAAGTAGATGCCGTCGCAGTTGCAGTAGTTCCATGTGCGGGCCACGTTGTCGGCCACGCGGTCAATGAGATCGGTGTGGGTGTCCATCAGGAACAGGCCGTAGGCGCGATAGAGGTGCTTGACGGCGGCGCCGGCCTGGTGGGGCGCGGCCTGGCTCTTGTTCCAGCCGCGCTTGCACCCGCCAAAGCCATAGGGCGGGTCGAGCTTGATCGAGGAGTACTGCACCATCTCGTCGCCGATGCGCAGGATCGTGCCCGTGCCGCGGTAGCCGCCGTCCTCGGTGGGGAACTTGTCGGGAGGCTCCCTGGTGGGGATGAAGGTGGCCTGCTCGTCCACATCGCCGGCCAGCTCGGCCTGCATGTCTACGTAGATGCCGCTATCGGGCACCGGCGTGACCAGCGGGTCGCCAGGGCTGATCCCGGCCGTGAGCATGTGCAATCCCACCGGGAAGCCGGCCTTCTGGATCTTGGCGATGGTGGCCTTCAGTCCCGCCGGACCGTGGGGGAAGTTCTTCTCATTGATGATGAAGCTGCCGCTGCCGTGCGACCAGTCATGCTCGACGATCAGCACATAGCCGAAGTGCCCGCGCTTGGCGTAGCCGATGACCTCGTCCACGTTGTCCTCGGTCAGGTCGCAGATGAACAGGTACGACTGCTTCATCACGCGCGAGAGCTTCCCGGGCTTGCCGCCCAGTTGCGGCGAGGGCAGGCCATAGGTCTTCTCGACCTGCTGCATGACCGAGGCGAACTGCGGGCGCGGGCAGGCGATGAGCGCACACCCGCGCACGAGGCTGGGGCCATACAGCTTGCGGCTGAGGTCGGGATAGGTGCAGACAAAGTTCACATTGTCGGCGTCGGCCTGCCGCAGGACCTGCTGGCCGTCGAAGTTGAGCGTCTGCAGGCACTCGATGGCCGCGTCATCGTAGGTGGCGGCGATGGTGCCGGCGATGGTCGGCAGCTTGGGGACCTGCAGGTCAAACAGCGTGATCGCCTGTAGATCGGCCGGCTCCACCGCCTTGAGGACAAAGCCCATGAAGAGGGGCTGAGCCTGCCACTGCACGCGGGCCTGGGCCTGCTTGTCCCCGAAGGTCACGGTCAGGAGGTCCCCGCTCTTGCTGACGCCGCTGGCGGGGAGGTTCCAGGCGCCGGTCTGGGCGCGCATGAAGGGCCGCGGCGCCCCGGCCACGCGCTCGGCGTTGAGGGTCTTGTCGAAGAAGGACTTCACCGAGCCATCGGCCGACAGCGTCAGCCGGCAGCCCTGGTTCTCGAGCACCACATCGGGTCCGCTCATGCTCGTTCGCTCCACCTTTCGCAGGGCCACGTCGTCCACCGTGACCCCGGCCTGGCCTGTTGAGAGCACGACTGTGATCTGCGTCACCTGCGGGTCGGTCACCAGATGGAAGCCCCCGCCCTGCCGCCACTGCGCCCCGGCGCGCACCGTCGTGACCGCGGCCGTGGTCCGCAGCCACTTCTGACCGGCGCCGTACTCATAGAACGTGAGGTCCACCGCGCCGCCCTTCGCCCACGCGGACAGCTCGTAGACGTCGCCTGCCTGCACCGGGAACGTCGCGCCCAGTAGATGCGCGGGGTTCTTCCCGCCGGCGGCGAAGCGCACGGCATACTTGCCCCCGTGGGCGTCCTCGACGAGGCCGACCGGCCCGCCACACTGGGCGTTGTAGCCCCACTTGTCGGGCAGGAGCTTGGTCTGAAGCTGCCACCCGGCGGGGGCCTTGTCCGTGGTGACGGCCTGTTCGAAGTCCCCGTTGACGAGCTGAGCATGGGCGGCGACCGCGGCGACGAGGGCGGCGAGGATGAGCAGCATGCGCATGAACGTGACCTCCGGCGGCCCCTTCGGGGCGCGCGTATGGGTGAGCGCGTCGCGTTCCGTGGGGTGCCGCCCACGGCTACGTACGATGGCCCGCTTCGCGGGCATGAACGGCACGGTTAGCACGGGCTGCTGACCGTGGGCTGCCGCCCACGGCTACATACGGTGGCCCGCTTCGCAGGCATGGACAGCGCGGCCGTCGGCGCCGAAGGCGCCCGCGTGCGTAGCCACGGGCGTGAGCCCGTGGGTGCGAGCGTCCCTCCTCCATCGTCCGTCGGCTAACGTTGCCGGCGCCCCAAAGGGGCCGCCGGGCTCACTGCCAGATGTACCGCGGATCGTAGGCCACGCCGTGCTGTTCCAGGAACGCCACAAACTCCTCCTCGAAGGTGCGTTCCCGGTGGTGAGCCTCCTGGCCGGCGAGATAGCGTGTGAGTCCGTCAACCTCACTGCGCCCGACGGTGAAGGCGCCATAGCCATCCTGCCAGCCGAAGCCCACAGCCAACGCGACGGTCTCGCTGAGCCAGCGCGAGGAGTTCGACTTGATGTCGCGCATCATGTCCGAGATGGTGCGGTCCTTGGGCATGACGGCGAGCAGGTGCAGATGGTTGTCGGTGCCGCCGGCCGCGAGCAGTTGGCCCTTGCGGTTGCGCAGGATGCCGCCGATGTATTCGAACAGCCGCGGCCGGGCCGCGGCGGCAAGCAGAGGCCGCCGCTCCTTGGTGCTGAAGATGAGATGATAGCGCAGACACGTGAACGATCCTGCCATGGTTCCCCCTCGGACGGCCCCTTCGGGGCGCACGTGGTATGACGGGTCGCGATCCGTGGGCTGCCGCCCACGGCTACGCACGATGGCCCGCTTCGCGGGCACGGACATCACAGCATGGACATCACAGCACGGACATCACAGCATGGACATCACAGCATGGACATCACAGCATGGACATCACAGCATGGACATCACAGCATGGACGGCACAGCATGGACGGCGCGGCACGTACGTCACGGCGCGTACATCACGGCGCGTACGCCACGGCGCGTACGCCACGGTGGTCCTCATACGACAACGATCCGCGTTGCAGGAATATTGCCTGCGTTCGCGGCAGAGTCCTGCAACTCTGTTGCGGGGTGAACGTCATGGGTTCTGTCCGGGTCGCCTTCGTCGGTACCGGCAACATGGGCCAGTGCGCCCATCTGCGGCACTACGCCGCTTCGCCTGACTGTGAGGTCATCGCCCTCGCCGAGCTGCGGCCTGGACTGGCCGCGCGGGTCGCGGCGCGCTATGGCGTGCCACGGGTGTATGCCGACCATCGCGACCTGCTGGCTCACGAGCAGCCCGAGGCCCTCGTCTGTGTCCAGCCCTTCACGCGCTATGGCACGCTCCTGCCCGAGCTACTCCAGTCCGGGCTGCCTGTGCTCATCGAGAAGCCCCTGGCCTCGTCGGTGGAGCAGGCCGAGAAGATTGTGGCCGCCGCCGAGGCCCGGGGCACGTGGATCATGGTCGGCTACCACAAGCGCAGCGATCCGGCAACCATGCGCGCCCGCGAGGAGATCGAGCGGCTGCGGCAGACCGGCGAGCTGGGGCGGATGACCTATGTGCGCGTCTCCATGCCGCCGGGCGACTGGATCGCCGGGGGCTTCGTGGATCTGTTGCACAGCGATGAGAGCCTCCCGCCGCTGCAGACCGATCCGCCGCCGACGGACATGACCCCCGAGCAGTTCCAGGACTACCTGCGCTTCGTCAACTACTACATTCACCAGGTGAACCTGCTGCGGCATCTGGTCGGGGAGGACTACGAGGTGACGCACGCCGACCCGGCCGGGGTGCTGCTGGTGGCGCGCAGCGCCAGCGGGGTGCCGGCGATCATCGAGATGCAGGCCTACCAGACCAGCCGCGACTGGCAGGAGGCGGCGCTGGTGTGCTTCGAGCGGGGGTGGGTGCGGGTGGAGCTGCCGGCGCCGGTGTCGCTGAACCGCGCCGGGCGGGTCACGTTCCTCCGCGATCCGGGCCAGGGCGCCGAGCCGCAGATGATCGAGCCCGTGTTGCCCACGGTCAGCGCCATGCAGCAGCAGGCGGCGAACTTCCTGAAGGCCGTGCGCGGGGAAGCCCCGGCCCCGTGCCTGGCGCCCGAGGCCCTGCGCGACCTCGTGGTCGCCCGGGACTATGTGAGGCTGTTCTGGGGCTAGGGCGGGGTACAAGCCCCCGCCCTACAGGCGGGCGCGGCGGAGGCGGAGTGAGTTGCTGACGACGGAGACGCTGCTCATGGCCATCGCCGCGGCAGCGATCATCGGGTTGAGGACGCCTACGACGGCCAGCGGGATGGCTGCCACGTTGTAGCCGAAGGCAAAGCCCAGGTTCTGCTTGATATGGCGTAGCGTCAGGCGGCTGAGGCGGATCGCCCGCACGACCGCCAGCGGGTCGCCGCTGACCAGCGTGATATCCCCGGCCTCGATGGCGATGTCGGTGCCTGTCCCCAGCGCGATCCCCACCTCGGCCTGCGCCAGCGCCGGCGCATCGTTGATCCCGTCGCCCACCATCGCCACCCGCTGGCCCTGCGCCTGCAACTCGCGGACGCGCGCGGCCTTCTGATCGGGCAGGACCTCGGCGAGCACCTGCGTGAGGCGCAGTTGGTCGGCGATGGCCTGCGCCGTGCGCGCGTTGTCGCCGGTGAGCAGCGCCACCGACAGCCCCATCTCCTGCAGGCTCCGGACCGCGGCCGCGGCGTTCTCCTTGAGCGTGTCGGCGACCGCGAGGAGGCCGAGCAGGTTGCCGCCGGCCGCGACGTGCAGGACCGTCTTGCCCTCGCCCTGCAGGCGCTGCGCCTCGGCAGCGGCCGGCGCGGCGTCCACGCCGCGCGCGGCCATCAGCGCCGCCGTCCCCACCAGCACCTCGGCGCCGTCCTGTAGGGTGGGGGCTTGTTCCCCGCCCCGCAGCGTCCCGCGGACGCCCTGGCCGATGAGGGCCTCGAAGTCTGTGACCTCGGGGAGGTCGAGGCCGCGCTCTTCCGCGGCGCGGACGACGGCCTGGCCGAGGGGGTGCTCGGAGGCGTACTCGACGGCGGCGGCGAGGGCGAGGAGCTGCGCCTCGGCGGGGTCCCCGTCGGCTGCGCCGACACCCCGCCCTCGCAGCGTGACTAGCTCCGTCAGCGCCGGCTCGCCCTTCGTCAGCGTGCCCGTCTTGTCGAAGACGACCGTGTGCAGCGCACCGACGGCTTCCAGTGCGGCGGCCTCGCGGATCAGGATGCCGTGCTCAGCGCCCAGGCCCGTGCCCACCATGACGGCTGTCGGCGTCGCCAGGCCCAGGGCGCACGGGCAGGCGATGACGAGGACGGAGACGGCGTTGATGAGGGCGCGGACGTAGTCGGCCCGACCAACGAGGAGCCAGCCCAGGAACGTGAGCAGCGCGATGGCGATGATCGTCGGCACGAAGACGGCGGCGATGCGGTCGGCGAGGCGCTGGATGGGCGGCTTGGTCGCCTGGGCCTGCTGCACGAGGCGGACGATCTCCTGCAGCACGGTGTCCTGGCCCACGCGCGTGGCGCGGAAGCGGAGGCTGCCGCTCTGGTTGATCGTCCCGCCGATGACCTCGTCGCCGGGGTGCTTGTCGACCGGGAGGCTCTCGCCGGTGAGCATGGACTCGTCCACCGTCGAGTCGCCGCTCTCGACCACGCCGTCCACGGGGAGCTTCTCGCCGGGGCGGATGAGGATGAGGTCGCCCACGACGATCTGCTCGATGGGCAGGCGCGCCTCCTCACCGTCGCGGAGGACGGCGGCCTCGCGCGGGGCGAGCTGCAGCAGCTTGCGGACCGCGTCGGAGGCGCGGCCCCGGGCCCGGGCCTCCAGGAAGCGCCCGAGCGTGATGAGCGTGAGGATCATCGCGGCGGAGTCGTAGTAGAGGGCGTGCTCGTGCTCGTCGAGACCGAACCGGAAGCTGTTGTAGGCACTCAGCAGGTAGGCCGCCGTCGAGCCCAGGGCGATGAGCACATCCATGTTGGCCGCCCCATGCGCGAGCGCCCGCCACGAGTTGCGGTAGAATTGCCAGCCCAGTAGCACCTGCACCGGCGTCGCCAAAAGGAAGAGGAGGGGGAGGGTGAGCGAACCGGCGACGGGCCACATCGTGAGGACCATCAGGGGCACGGAGCACACCGCGCCGAAGAGGAACAGGCGCCACTGGCGGCGGCTCTCCTGCTCGCGCTCGGCCAGGCGCTCGTCGTCGGTCGTCGTCTCGGGCAGACTGGCCTCGTAGCCGGCGTCCTGCACGGCGGCGATGAGGCGCTCGGTCGGCACAGCCCCGGCCGCAAAGCGCACGGTCGCGGTCTCGTCGCCGAGGTTGACGACCGCCTCAGCCACGCCCTCGACGTGCGCCAGGGCCTGCTCCGCGCGGGCCGCGCAGGCCGCACAGTGCATGCCCTTGATGTTCAGCCGCACCTGGTCGTCTGCCATGGCCATCACCTGAGCCTACGTTCGTGGCCTGCGGGCACGCGAAGCGCTGTCCGCGGCCTGTTGTCTGTGTGGGAGGGATACAGCGGCATGTGGACCCCGCAAGTGCGAGCCGACCGAGGGGAAGGGAGATCAGAAGACGAACAAAGCCCCCGACCGCCGCAGCCGCCGGGGGCTCTGTTGTTTGCGAGGGGTTAGTCGCTGACGACAGTGACGCGGTCCGCGCGCGGACCCTTAGCGTCCTGCACGACCTCGAACTCGACCTTCGCGCCCTCCTGGAGGGTGCGGTAGCCGTCGCCCTGAATGGCCGAGAAGTGCACGAAGACGTCCTTGCCACCCTCGTACTCGATGAACCCGTAACCCTTGCTCTCGTTGAACCACTTGACCTTGCCGATAGGCATCTGACGCTCTCCCTCGGTACTGCTCGCTGGTCTCTCACATGCAGCGAGTCGTAGGGAGCAAGCTCCCCTATCGGCAACTCGTGCGTACGTGCAAGTACACAGCTCGTAGTGGCTAAAGCCACCAATGCATTATGGACTATAGCATTTGGGATTAGATTCGTCAAAGAGAAAAACAAGTCGCCCCACGGGAACACAGACAGGCCGTCATCCCCCTGAGCCTACCCCGCGTCTGCTGCCTGCCGCTCGCACTCGGCCCGGACGTCGGGCGGCACGGCCCGCAGCGCCAGCCAGACCAGCAGCGGCAGGATCAGGACATCATCCACCAGCCCCAGCACCGGGATCCAGTCCGGGATCAGGTCGAAGGGCAGGCACGCATAGCCCACCGCCGCCACGAGCAGCCATCGCGCCACCCGCGGGGTGCGGGGGTGAGACGCCATGAGGCGGTAGGCGACCACCTGGCGCCTGAAGCGCCGCCCGTACTCGCGCAGGCGGGAGGACAGCGCCGACATGCCTACGGCACCGTCACAAGCTGCAGCGCGTCGAACCACGCGCTGCCGGCGCTGATCAGACTGAGGTGAGCACTGATGCGCTTGGCGGCGGCCTCGGTGGCCGTGAACTCCACGCGGTACTCCTGCCAGTCCGTGGTCAACTCATGCGTGCACTGGGCGCCCTTGGCCGCGTCCAGCGTGAAGCTGAACTTCTGCCCCGCGCGCTCGCCCTTCGCCCAGATCGAGAGCGCATACTTCGTCCCCGGAGCCAGGCGCACCGGGAAGGGCGACACGCCCATGCCCTGACCCTCGACCGGCGTGCGCAGCCGCAGCGACTGCCGTCCGTGGATTGCCACCCGCGGGTCCACGTACCAGCTCGCGCCCCTGTCGGGGCCGTAGCCGGTATAGCAGCCGTCCGGGGTGCCGACGTTGGCGGCCTCCTCCCAGCTCGCGTTGACGATCAGGTTCTTGGGGTCAAGCTGCACGCGGTCGGCCGGCGGAGCCTCCACCTGCAGGCGGTACACGCGCGTGCTCATGGCGTCAACCATGTCGGTGAGGCGGCCCTGCTCCACCGGCACCTGGCGGTTCTCGAAGAGGACGTCGGCGGAGCCAGACCAGGTCGTGGGAAGGGCCAGTTGGAGGGTGGCGGGTTCGTTCTTGGTGTTGGCGCACAGGACGGTGAGGGCGCCGCGCTCCTTGAAGACGGCGGCCTGGACGGAGGCGGGGCTGACCGGGGCCGGCGGGACGCCGGCACTGGACGAGGGAGTGGCCCTGGGCGAGGGAGTGGCCCTGGGCGAGGGAGGGGCGGCGGGCGCGGGAGGGGCCTGGGCCGGCGGGACGCCGGCACTGGACGAGGGAGGGGCGGCGGACGCGGGAGGGGCCTGGGACGGCGAGACGCCGGCACTGGGCGAGGGAGTGGCACTGGGGGAGGGAAGGGCGTTGGAAGAGGCAGGCGTGGCGGGCCATGGCAGGCGCTCGCCGGCCAGGGCGGGCGTGAGTTGCGACAGCTCGAGCATCAGACGGCGGCATTCGCTCCACAGGTCGGGCGAGGTGGGGTTGGTGGCCGGGGGGCGGCGGATGAAGTACTGGATGCCGGTGGCGCCGTGGATCAGCGCCAGGTAGGTCATCACCCGCTCCTCCTGGCGCGACGGCTCGCGCTTCCAGCCCTCGCCGCCGCCGAAGGCCTGTGGCACCACCCACAGCGGCATGGACTCACCAAGTTCGCGGTTGATCTGGTCGCAGAACTCCGTCACCCTGGTGACCGGCCCGTTGGGGATGGGGTATGGGTCGGTCATGCACACGTCCATGCCCCGGGCGTAGCGGGCCGCGGCGCTGGCGACGCAGAACACCATCGTGACCGGGTGCCAGGGGTCGAGCTCCTTGATCCTGTTGTAGGCCAGCTCGCAGTCC
This is a stretch of genomic DNA from bacterium. It encodes these proteins:
- the tnpA gene encoding IS200/IS605 family transposase, with protein sequence MAGSFTCLRYHLIFSTKERRPLLAAAARPRLFEYIGGILRNRKGQLLAAGGTDNHLHLLAVMPKDRTISDMMRDIKSNSSRWLSETVALAVGFGWQDGYGAFTVGRSEVDGLTRYLAGQEAHHRERTFEEEFVAFLEQHGVAYDPRYIWQ
- a CDS encoding Gfo/Idh/MocA family oxidoreductase — translated: MGSVRVAFVGTGNMGQCAHLRHYAASPDCEVIALAELRPGLAARVAARYGVPRVYADHRDLLAHEQPEALVCVQPFTRYGTLLPELLQSGLPVLIEKPLASSVEQAEKIVAAAEARGTWIMVGYHKRSDPATMRAREEIERLRQTGELGRMTYVRVSMPPGDWIAGGFVDLLHSDESLPPLQTDPPPTDMTPEQFQDYLRFVNYYIHQVNLLRHLVGEDYEVTHADPAGVLLVARSASGVPAIIEMQAYQTSRDWQEAALVCFERGWVRVELPAPVSLNRAGRVTFLRDPGQGAEPQMIEPVLPTVSAMQQQAANFLKAVRGEAPAPCLAPEALRDLVVARDYVRLFWG
- a CDS encoding heavy metal translocating P-type ATPase, with the translated sequence MADDQVRLNIKGMHCAACAARAEQALAHVEGVAEAVVNLGDETATVRFAAGAVPTERLIAAVQDAGYEASLPETTTDDERLAEREQESRRQWRLFLFGAVCSVPLMVLTMWPVAGSLTLPLLFLLATPVQVLLGWQFYRNSWRALAHGAANMDVLIALGSTAAYLLSAYNSFRFGLDEHEHALYYDSAAMILTLITLGRFLEARARGRASDAVRKLLQLAPREAAVLRDGEEARLPIEQIVVGDLILIRPGEKLPVDGVVESGDSTVDESMLTGESLPVDKHPGDEVIGGTINQSGSLRFRATRVGQDTVLQEIVRLVQQAQATKPPIQRLADRIAAVFVPTIIAIALLTFLGWLLVGRADYVRALINAVSVLVIACPCALGLATPTAVMVGTGLGAEHGILIREAAALEAVGALHTVVFDKTGTLTKGEPALTELVTLRGRGVGAADGDPAEAQLLALAAAVEYASEHPLGQAVVRAAEERGLDLPEVTDFEALIGQGVRGTLRGGEQAPTLQDGAEVLVGTAALMAARGVDAAPAAAEAQRLQGEGKTVLHVAAGGNLLGLLAVADTLKENAAAAVRSLQEMGLSVALLTGDNARTAQAIADQLRLTQVLAEVLPDQKAARVRELQAQGQRVAMVGDGINDAPALAQAEVGIALGTGTDIAIEAGDITLVSGDPLAVVRAIRLSRLTLRHIKQNLGFAFGYNVAAIPLAVVGVLNPMIAAAAMAMSSVSVVSNSLRLRRARL
- a CDS encoding cold-shock protein, translating into MPIGKVKWFNESKGYGFIEYEGGKDVFVHFSAIQGDGYRTLQEGAKVEFEVVQDAKGPRADRVTVVSD
- a CDS encoding DUF1232 domain-containing protein: MSALSSRLREYGRRFRRQVVAYRLMASHPRTPRVARWLLVAAVGYACLPFDLIPDWIPVLGLVDDVLILPLLVWLALRAVPPDVRAECERQAADAG